From a single Stomoxys calcitrans chromosome 4, idStoCalc2.1, whole genome shotgun sequence genomic region:
- the LOC106091847 gene encoding vitellogenin-1 has protein sequence MLLKLQIVIGFLLLLCGFNGVEGRLVVNSDQVFESAKSLVSGVGRQLAKRIPSPKQLLHASKQVLIGLPERAVFGAFHQICSIYLESENINPSVTPDIKDMSFQLRTACHNESFPVQEAEKILQSPHFDLNKKVVLFVSGWTTTLNSSSVSHLSKAYNCRGDYNFLALNASDYIDTLYTWSAFNTEEMGRIVALGLLKLITKVPIENLHLVGFSLGAHIVGSAGRYFYEFTGKRLPRITGLDPANPCFNEGEYLSGLQRGDADFIDVIHTNPGGLGKRGHLGDVDFYAGGYSNVKPGCSLFSCSHQRAWRFYGESVYPGHEMDFMATRCKSLRKVDNGMCTSESIPMGFDTTIGVKGVYVVSVKSKSPFGKHANPVDDIISSSCGLCSSDK, from the exons ATGCTATTGAAATTGCAGATCGTTATTGGGTTTCTTTTGCTTTTGTGTGGATTTAATGGAGTAGAAGGACGCTTAGTTGTCAACAGTGATCAGGTTTTCGAATCTGCGAAAAGCTTGGTGTCTGGAGTTGGCAGACAATTGGCAAAACGGATCCCTTCACCGAAACAATTGTTGCATGCGTCAAAACAAGTGTTAATAGGCCTACCGGAACGCGCAgtttttggagcatttcatcAGATAT GCTCAATCTACTTGGAATCGGAAAATATCAATCCCTCAGTTACTCCCGACATCAAAGACATGTCATTTCAACTAAGAACAGCATGCCACAACGAAAGTTTTCCGGTGCAAGAAGCAGAGAAAATCTTACAAAGTCCCCATTTCGATCTTAATAAAAAGGTTGTGCTCTTTGTGAGCGGTTGGACAACTACGCTCAACTCAAGCTCGGTTTCCCATTTGTCTAAGGCTTATAACTGCAGAGGTGATTATAATTTTTTA GCTCTCAATGCTTCGGACTACATTGATACCTTGTACACATGGTCCGCATTCAACACTGAAGAAATGGGCCGTATTGTAGCGCTTGGCTTACTAAAATTGATTACCAAAGTTCCCATAGAGAATTTACATTTGGTTGGCTTTAGTCTGGGAGCTCATATTGTGGGTTCGGCCGGTCGTTATTTTTACGAATTTACCGGAAAACGTTTGCCGCGCATAACTGGCTTAGATCCCGCCAACCCCTGCTTCAATGAGGGCGAGTATTTATCGGGTCTTCAACGAGGTGATGCCGATTTTATAGATGTTATACACACAAACCCGGGAGGCTTAGGAAAACGTGGTCATTTGGGTGATGTAGATTTCTATGCCGGAGGATATTCAAATGTCAAGCCAGGTTGTTCACTTTTCAGCTGTTCCCATCAACGTGCTTGGCGTTTTTATGGCGAATCCGTCTACCCTGGTCATGAGATGGATTTCATGGCCACACGCTGTAAGTCCTTACGAAAGGTGGACAATGGGATGTGCACTTCGGAGTCAATACCAATGGGATTTGATACTACGATTGGCGTAAAGGGTGTCTATGTCGTTAGCGTAAAGTCAAAATCGCCGTTTGGAAAACATGCAAATCCTGTAGATGACATTATAAGTAGTAGTTGTGGTTTATGCAGCAGTGATAAATGA